TCCAACTGTTGAGTAAACGATTTTTGAAACGAAAAATATTTTTGTCAGCACCGCTCCATCATCATTTTGAAGCCAAAGGTTGGGAAGAACCAAAAATAGTGATGCGAGCATGGATATTTACTGCACTCACGGCGCTTATTGGTCTCATGATCGGTATTCTCGGCATGGGAAAAATACATTTGTAAATCACTAAGAGGAAATGATATATGATTTTAAAAAGTATCGAAGAAGCATCGCTGGAGAACGCTCGAGTGCTCGTACGAGTGGATTTTAATGTCGAATTCAAGAACGTGTCTGAAGTGGCAGAACATTTCCGTTTTGATATCGTGAAAAAAACCATTGATTTTCTTGCGCAATTTCCTGGTGTGAAAATAGCTTTGCTCACTCATCTGGGTCGTCCCGAAGCTCAGGATAAGATGTTTTCTACAGAACGCATCATCTCTGCTGTAGAGCAATCTCTCAAGCGTAAAGTAGTATTTGTCCCAGACTGTATCGGAGACAAGGTGTCTCAGGCTCTTGATACGTTACCATCGGATGCGGTACTCCTTTTGGAGAATGTCCGGTTCTATGCTGAGGAAGAATCCAATGATATACTCTTCACACAGAAATTGGCAGAACCATTCAGTGTCTTTGTCAATGAGGCGTTTAGTGCATGTCACCGGGAACACGCTTCTATTGTCGGTATTCCACAACTGCTTCCTGCGTATGCCGGTTTCCGACTGATCGAAGAAGTGGAAACGCTCGATCGAGTGAAATATGAACCGAAACATCCAGCTATTGCCGTGATTGGTGGTGCCAAAATAGAGACCAAGTTGCCTCTTATTCATGCATTTGAAGAAAATTACGATGCTATTTTGGTGGGAGGGAAGATCGCCAATGAAGCTCTTGATCAGAACATCGTTTTTTCTGAAAAAGTATTGCTTCCACAAGATTTCGGCTCTCCTGATCGATTCGATATCGGACCAAAAACGATTGCATTTTTTATACAAATGATCAAATTAGCCAAGACTGTAATATGGAATGGGCCAATGGGAAAGTTTGAAGAAAAACCATACGATATGGGAACGGACGCTATCCTCCATGCTCTTCTCGAGAGTTCCGCGTACGTCGTTATTGGAGGAGGAGAATCACTCTCTGTATTGGAGAAAGCGGATGCGATGAACAAAATCGGATTTGTTTCTTCGGGTGGCGGAGCGATGCTCGAGTTTCTCGGTGGAAACACTTTGCCAGGACTCGAAGTGCTCAAAAGCGAAGAATGAGAGAGTGTGGTATAATAAACCAGAAGATGATTGTGTATCAATCAAAGAAAAGTGACTTTGAAAAAAAGAAAATATCAAAAAATAATTTTCCTGGAACGTATGTTTTTCACTACTCCATCGTATAAAGTTATCTGTGTTGGTTCGACCTCCAAAGATGTTTTTTTCCCTACCGACGAAGGAATTATTATCGAAACACCGGAGGATATTCTCTCGAAAGAGAAGATTGCTTTTGAATTGGGTGGAAAAATCCGTGTCGAGAATCGTTTTGAAGCTGTCGGAGGTGTCGCTGCCAATGTCGCACACGGATTGACTCGTCTCGGGCATCGTGTCGGTTGTTATAGTAAGATAGGCAAGGACGAAACTGGAGACTGGATTTTAGATGAATTTCGGAGCGAGTCTGTACCGACCGATCTTTTGTCTATTGATGCAACCGCCAAGACAGATCTCTCTGCTATTATCGTGATGATGCAAAACGGAGAACGGACTATTTTTCATAATCGAGATGCCAATGAAAAATTGGAGATCAAAACTGAAAAACTGAAAAACACTGAATGGATTTTTGTCAGTGCTCTCAATGGTGATTGGGAGAACAATCTCAGTATCCTCACTGATTTCAAAGAAAAGAAGGGTCTTTCTCTGGCACTCAATCCAGGTCAACACAATATCAAAAGTAACGTCTCAGCTGTTCTCAAGGCCGTAGCGGTCAGTGATGTCTTGATGCTTAACAAAGATGAAGCGATCGAACTTGTGATACAAATCAAAAAAGATATACCTCGGGAAAAACTCGATGATGAATTTTTCCTTCTCGAAGCATTGCACCTTTTTGGCGCAAAAATTATCAGTATGACAGACGGAAAACGAGGTGCTTGGAGTTTTGATGGCACAGCGTATTGGTTTTGTCCGATACATACGAAATCAAGCGTGGTAGATAGTACTGGATGTGGTGATGCGTTTGCATCAGGCTTCTTTGGAGCTATTCTCGAAGGACATTCTATAGAAAAAGCCCTTTGTTATGGTACAGCGAATAGCGGAAGTGTGATTGGTGAGTATGGGGCAATCAGTGGTCTCTTGCACAAGGATATAATGGAACAGTCTCTCGGAGATATTCTCCCAGAACGTTTAAACTAAAAGCATCATTTATACAGTATGGGTATTTTTTCGAAACTTCCATGGGGCGGTGATTCAGATCTTTTTCTGGCACTGGATATAGGGACAGAAGTGGTAAAAGCCCTTATTTTTCGTATTGATAAACAAAAAAATCAGGGTATTATTATTGGGGTTGGTAGAGCACCTCAGAAAATCGGTAATATGCAAAGTGGTGCAGTATCGGATATTAGTCGCGTGATCGAGTCTTGTCGAGAGGCTATTGTTCTTGCCAAGGAGCAGGCTCATATCAAACATATCAAAAAAAGCATCATCGGTATCGCAGGAGAACTCGTGAAAGGCACAACAACGACGGTACATTATGAACGAGTCAATCCTGAAATGCATATCGGTGTTGCGGAATTGAAAACAATTATTCAGAAAGTACAGGATAAAGCATATCAGCGTATCAAAAAACAATTGGAA
This DNA window, taken from Candidatus Moraniibacteriota bacterium, encodes the following:
- the pgk gene encoding phosphoglycerate kinase — translated: MILKSIEEASLENARVLVRVDFNVEFKNVSEVAEHFRFDIVKKTIDFLAQFPGVKIALLTHLGRPEAQDKMFSTERIISAVEQSLKRKVVFVPDCIGDKVSQALDTLPSDAVLLLENVRFYAEEESNDILFTQKLAEPFSVFVNEAFSACHREHASIVGIPQLLPAYAGFRLIEEVETLDRVKYEPKHPAIAVIGGAKIETKLPLIHAFEENYDAILVGGKIANEALDQNIVFSEKVLLPQDFGSPDRFDIGPKTIAFFIQMIKLAKTVIWNGPMGKFEEKPYDMGTDAILHALLESSAYVVIGGGESLSVLEKADAMNKIGFVSSGGGAMLEFLGGNTLPGLEVLKSEE
- a CDS encoding carbohydrate kinase family protein, with protein sequence MFFTTPSYKVICVGSTSKDVFFPTDEGIIIETPEDILSKEKIAFELGGKIRVENRFEAVGGVAANVAHGLTRLGHRVGCYSKIGKDETGDWILDEFRSESVPTDLLSIDATAKTDLSAIIVMMQNGERTIFHNRDANEKLEIKTEKLKNTEWIFVSALNGDWENNLSILTDFKEKKGLSLALNPGQHNIKSNVSAVLKAVAVSDVLMLNKDEAIELVIQIKKDIPREKLDDEFFLLEALHLFGAKIISMTDGKRGAWSFDGTAYWFCPIHTKSSVVDSTGCGDAFASGFFGAILEGHSIEKALCYGTANSGSVIGEYGAISGLLHKDIMEQSLGDILPERLN